Proteins encoded by one window of Mycolicibacterium sp. ND9-15:
- a CDS encoding acyl-CoA dehydrogenase family protein — protein sequence MTTSEVSDEDFQEILAQTRQFVRTAVVPREQEILAGDRVPDELRDQAKKMGLFGYAIPQEWGGLGLNLSQDVELAMELGYTSLALRSMFGTNNGIAGQVLVGFGTDEQKARWLEQMATGDVVASFALTEPGAGSNPSGLRTKAVRLDDNWVITGQKRFITNAPTADLFVVFARTRPADADGAGIAVFLVPADTAGVRVGAKDAKMGQEGAWTADVSFDDVRVPVGALVGGSEDIGYRAAMISLARGRVHIAALAVGAAQRALDESVAYAATATQGDTPIGNFQLVQAMLADQQTGVLAGRALVRDAARQWVTGEDRRLAPSAAKLFCTEMAGDVADLAVQIHGGSGYMREVPVERIYRDVRLLRLYEGTSEIQRLIIGSNLVKAAQRDRT from the coding sequence ATGACGACGTCCGAAGTCAGCGACGAAGACTTCCAGGAGATCCTGGCGCAGACCCGTCAGTTCGTCCGGACCGCGGTGGTCCCGCGTGAGCAGGAGATTCTGGCGGGCGACCGGGTGCCCGACGAACTGCGCGACCAGGCCAAGAAGATGGGTCTGTTCGGCTACGCGATCCCCCAGGAGTGGGGCGGCCTGGGACTGAACCTGTCGCAGGACGTCGAGCTCGCGATGGAACTCGGTTACACCTCGCTGGCGCTGCGCTCGATGTTCGGCACGAACAACGGCATCGCCGGGCAGGTCCTGGTCGGGTTCGGCACCGACGAGCAGAAGGCGCGCTGGCTCGAGCAGATGGCCACCGGCGACGTCGTCGCCTCGTTCGCGCTGACCGAGCCCGGCGCCGGGTCCAACCCATCGGGCCTGCGCACCAAAGCCGTTCGACTTGACGACAATTGGGTGATCACCGGCCAGAAGCGGTTCATCACCAACGCGCCCACAGCCGACCTGTTCGTGGTGTTCGCGCGCACTCGTCCCGCCGACGCGGACGGCGCGGGCATCGCGGTGTTCCTGGTGCCCGCCGACACCGCGGGTGTCCGGGTCGGCGCCAAGGACGCGAAGATGGGCCAGGAAGGCGCCTGGACGGCGGACGTCAGCTTCGACGATGTGCGCGTGCCGGTCGGGGCGCTCGTCGGCGGCAGCGAGGACATCGGCTATCGCGCGGCGATGATCTCGCTGGCGCGCGGACGCGTGCACATCGCCGCGCTGGCCGTCGGGGCCGCACAGCGCGCACTCGACGAGTCGGTCGCCTACGCGGCGACCGCGACACAGGGGGACACCCCGATCGGGAACTTCCAGTTGGTGCAGGCGATGCTCGCCGATCAGCAGACCGGTGTGCTGGCGGGCCGCGCGCTGGTCCGCGACGCCGCGCGCCAGTGGGTCACCGGCGAGGACCGCCGGTTGGCGCCGTCGGCGGCGAAGCTGTTCTGCACCGAAATGGCCGGTGACGTCGCCGATCTCGCGGTCCAGATCCATGGCGGCAGCGGCTACATGCGGGAGGTTCCCGTCGAGCGCATCTACCGCGACGTCCGGCTGCTGCGGCTCTACGAGGGCACCAGCGAGATACAACGGCTCATCATCGGGTCGAACCTCGTCAAGGCTGCGCAGAGGGACCGCACATGA
- a CDS encoding mycofactocin-coupled SDR family oxidoreductase, giving the protein MTARLAGKVAFITGAARGQGRAHAVRMAGEGADIIAIDIAGKLPSCVPYDHATPEDLAETARLVEATGRRIVTAEIDTRDHDGLRRVVDDGVDRFGRLDVIVANAGISPPQVWDEITPEDFRDVMDVNVTGTWNTVMAGAQKIIDGGRGGSIILISSAAGIKLQPFMIHYTASKHAVTGMARAFAAELGKHSIRVNSVHPGPVNTPMGSGDMIAAIGKAMETNPQLANMMTPFLPTWVLEPEDVSDVVCWLASDESKYITATGISVDQGSTQY; this is encoded by the coding sequence ATGACCGCTCGGCTCGCCGGCAAGGTCGCGTTCATCACCGGCGCCGCCCGCGGTCAGGGGCGCGCGCACGCCGTCCGGATGGCCGGCGAGGGCGCGGACATCATCGCGATCGACATCGCCGGAAAGCTGCCGTCGTGCGTGCCCTACGACCACGCGACGCCGGAGGACCTCGCCGAGACCGCCCGACTGGTCGAGGCCACCGGCAGGCGGATCGTCACCGCCGAAATCGACACCCGGGACCACGACGGTCTGCGCCGGGTGGTCGACGACGGAGTCGACCGGTTCGGCCGCCTCGACGTGATAGTGGCCAACGCGGGCATCTCGCCGCCGCAGGTCTGGGATGAGATCACGCCGGAGGACTTTCGCGACGTGATGGACGTCAACGTGACGGGCACGTGGAACACCGTGATGGCGGGCGCGCAGAAGATCATCGACGGGGGTCGCGGCGGATCCATCATCCTGATCAGCTCGGCTGCGGGGATCAAGTTGCAGCCGTTCATGATTCACTACACGGCCAGCAAGCATGCGGTCACCGGGATGGCCCGCGCATTCGCCGCCGAACTCGGCAAGCACTCGATCCGGGTCAACAGCGTGCATCCAGGTCCGGTCAACACCCCGATGGGGTCCGGGGACATGATCGCCGCGATCGGCAAGGCGATGGAGACCAATCCTCAGTTGGCGAACATGATGACGCCGTTCCTACCGACCTGGGTGCTGGAGCCCGAGGATGTCTCCGACGTGGTCTGCTGGTTGGCCAGCGACGAGTCGAAATACATCACCGCTACCGGGATCTCGGTGGATCAGGGCTCTACTCAGTACTGA
- a CDS encoding MaoC family dehydratase has product MKKFSDLDEFIAAEGSQLGPTEWLEVTQERVNLFADATEDHQWIHVDPEKAAGGPFGGTIAHGLLTLSLLPHFSHQLYTVGNVAMAINYGYNKVRFITPVKVGAKIRARAELTKIDQLDGAVQSTMTTTIEIDGSEKPAAVAESIVRFIR; this is encoded by the coding sequence GTGAAGAAGTTCAGCGACCTCGACGAGTTCATCGCGGCCGAGGGCAGCCAGCTCGGCCCCACCGAGTGGCTCGAAGTCACCCAGGAGCGCGTCAACCTGTTCGCCGACGCGACCGAGGACCACCAGTGGATCCACGTCGACCCGGAGAAGGCGGCGGGCGGCCCGTTCGGTGGGACGATCGCACATGGCTTGCTGACATTGTCGTTGCTGCCGCACTTCTCACACCAGCTGTACACGGTCGGAAACGTCGCGATGGCGATCAACTACGGCTACAACAAGGTTCGCTTCATCACGCCGGTGAAGGTGGGGGCCAAGATTCGCGCTCGGGCCGAGCTGACGAAGATCGATCAGCTCGACGGTGCCGTGCAGTCGACGATGACCACCACGATCGAGATCGACGGTTCGGAGAAGCCGGCCGCCGTGGCGGAGTCGATCGTCCGCTTCATCCGCTGA
- the purU gene encoding formyltetrahydrofolate deformylase: MTGEYPSPGAGSVSVKDVGRLLLRCADRPGLVAAISAFLATAGANIVSLDQHSTEQSGGIFMQRTIFHLPGLTAVRDELERDFAERVGEPFGMDFRLTEAAKPKRVAIMASTEDHCLLDLLWRNRRGELDMSVAMVIANHPDLADQVRPFSVPFIHVPATGEIREEAERRQLDLLRGNVDLVVLARYMQILTPRFITELGAPLINIHHSFLPAFIGAAPYRRAKERGVKLVGATAHYVTDDLDEGPIIEQDVVRVDHRHSVEDLVRLGSDVERVVLSRAVLWHCEDRIVRFGNQTVVF; encoded by the coding sequence GTGACGGGAGAGTATCCGAGCCCGGGCGCGGGGTCCGTGTCCGTCAAGGATGTCGGGAGGTTACTGCTGCGCTGCGCGGACCGCCCCGGCCTGGTCGCGGCCATCAGCGCCTTTCTCGCCACAGCGGGTGCGAACATCGTGTCGCTCGACCAGCACTCGACCGAACAGTCCGGCGGCATCTTCATGCAGCGCACCATCTTTCACTTACCCGGCCTGACGGCCGTGCGCGACGAACTCGAGCGTGACTTCGCCGAACGCGTGGGCGAACCCTTCGGGATGGACTTCCGGCTCACCGAGGCGGCCAAACCGAAACGGGTGGCGATCATGGCCTCGACGGAAGACCACTGCCTGTTGGATCTGCTGTGGCGCAACCGTCGCGGTGAACTCGACATGTCCGTGGCCATGGTGATCGCAAACCACCCCGACCTCGCCGACCAGGTGCGGCCGTTCTCGGTCCCGTTCATCCACGTGCCGGCGACCGGGGAGATTCGTGAGGAGGCGGAGCGTCGCCAACTCGACCTGCTTCGCGGCAACGTCGACCTCGTGGTGCTGGCGCGGTATATGCAGATCCTGACGCCGCGGTTCATCACGGAACTCGGCGCTCCGCTGATCAACATCCATCATTCGTTCCTGCCGGCCTTCATCGGCGCTGCTCCGTATCGGCGGGCCAAGGAGCGCGGGGTCAAGCTCGTCGGAGCGACGGCACACTACGTGACCGACGACCTCGACGAGGGGCCGATCATCGAACAGGACGTGGTGCGGGTGGACCACCGGCACAGCGTGGAGGACCTGGTCCGCCTCGGCTCAGATGTGGAGCGCGTTGTTCTGTCCCGAGCGGTGCTGTGGCACTGTGAAGACCGCATCGTCCGATTCGGCAACCAGACCGTCGTGTTCTAG
- a CDS encoding acyl-CoA dehydrogenase family protein: protein MDLKWSATDTAFRDEVRSFLDEKLTPELRRAGRLMTSVYADHDASMEWQRILHERGWAAPAWPVEHGGCDWSLTQHYIFSRESTIAGAPALSPMGIRMVAHALIKFGTDAQKEFFLPRILTGEVFFCQGYSEPEAGSDLAALSMAAVIDESAGDLVCTGSKIWTTHAREANWMFALVRTTKTQKKQQGITFVLIDMASPGIEIRPLVMTSGEEVQNQVFFAEVRVPRTNVLGKIDDGWTVAKYLLEFERGGGASSPALQVMAQEIATAAAGEPGPTGGRLIDDPAIALRLADARIRTEVLEILEYRVLAAVAEGKNPGAASSMLKVLATELSQAITELAMEAAGPRGRVYQPHATCPGGPIAEFEPPQDGYLSGEPWQAVAPLRYFNDRAGSIYAGSNEIQRNILAKAALAL from the coding sequence ATGGACCTCAAGTGGTCGGCGACCGATACGGCGTTTCGTGACGAGGTACGCAGTTTTCTCGACGAGAAGCTCACGCCGGAGTTGCGCCGCGCCGGACGCCTGATGACCAGCGTGTACGCCGACCACGACGCGAGCATGGAGTGGCAGCGGATCCTGCACGAACGGGGCTGGGCCGCACCAGCATGGCCGGTGGAACACGGCGGCTGCGACTGGAGCCTCACCCAGCACTACATCTTCAGCCGGGAGTCCACGATCGCCGGCGCGCCGGCGCTGTCGCCGATGGGCATCCGGATGGTGGCCCACGCCCTGATCAAGTTCGGGACAGACGCTCAGAAAGAGTTCTTCCTCCCCCGCATCCTCACCGGCGAAGTCTTCTTCTGCCAGGGTTACTCCGAGCCCGAGGCGGGCTCCGATCTCGCCGCGCTGTCGATGGCGGCCGTCATCGACGAATCGGCCGGGGACCTCGTCTGCACCGGCAGCAAGATATGGACCACCCACGCCCGGGAAGCGAACTGGATGTTCGCTCTGGTGCGGACGACGAAAACGCAGAAGAAGCAGCAGGGCATCACGTTCGTGCTCATCGACATGGCCTCCCCCGGCATCGAGATCCGTCCGCTGGTGATGACGTCCGGCGAAGAGGTACAGAACCAGGTGTTCTTCGCCGAGGTGCGGGTGCCGAGAACGAACGTGCTCGGCAAGATCGATGACGGGTGGACGGTCGCGAAGTACCTGCTGGAGTTCGAACGCGGGGGCGGCGCGTCGTCACCGGCCCTGCAGGTGATGGCGCAAGAGATCGCCACGGCCGCGGCCGGCGAACCGGGACCCACCGGTGGCCGACTGATCGACGATCCGGCCATCGCCCTGCGGCTGGCCGATGCGCGAATTCGCACCGAGGTCCTCGAAATCCTCGAGTACCGGGTGCTCGCGGCGGTCGCCGAGGGCAAGAACCCCGGCGCCGCCTCGTCGATGCTCAAGGTGCTGGCGACGGAGTTGAGCCAGGCGATCACCGAACTCGCCATGGAGGCGGCGGGCCCGAGGGGCCGCGTCTACCAGCCGCACGCCACCTGTCCCGGCGGTCCGATCGCCGAGTTCGAGCCGCCGCAGGATGGTTACCTCAGCGGTGAACCTTGGCAGGCCGTCGCACCGCTGCGCTACTTCAACGACCGGGCCGGCTCGATCTACGCGGGCAGCAACGAGATTCAGCGCAACATCCTGGCCAAAGCGGCTCTCGCACTCTGA
- a CDS encoding acyl-CoA dehydrogenase family protein — MDFNLSKEQEMLRDGLNKFLSSRYDLESSRAAAKSAPGWQPDIWSGFAGELGILGAALPADVGGIGGGPVEVMVIAEALGHALVVEPYVDTVVVGGGLLRRAGGELAAQLLERIIDGTAIVALAATEAASGHNWAEVATTAERDGDGWVLRGSKIVVAGGPLATHLLVTARTSNGVSLFAVDLDSVAGAVAAHHYRTVDDRRASDLTFDGLRLAGSALLGEEGQAWPSLAQARDEGAAAVCSEAVGCMRKVLADTVEYTKQRRQFGQPIGSFQVLQHRMVDMYMELEQAVSAAYLAVLKLDADPDERARAVSAAKVTVGRAARFIGQQSVQLHGGMGMTEELAIGHYFKRLTALQYEFGTTAYHVARYAELTRA; from the coding sequence ATGGACTTCAACCTGAGCAAGGAACAGGAGATGCTGCGCGACGGCTTGAACAAGTTCCTGTCGAGCCGATACGACCTGGAGAGCAGCCGCGCTGCGGCGAAGTCGGCCCCCGGCTGGCAACCCGACATCTGGTCCGGCTTCGCGGGCGAACTCGGCATTCTCGGTGCGGCGTTGCCGGCGGACGTCGGCGGAATCGGCGGCGGGCCGGTCGAGGTGATGGTCATCGCCGAAGCCCTCGGCCATGCGTTGGTGGTCGAGCCGTACGTGGACACGGTGGTCGTGGGCGGCGGCTTGTTGCGTCGGGCGGGCGGTGAGCTGGCCGCGCAGTTGCTCGAGCGGATCATCGACGGGACCGCCATCGTCGCGCTCGCGGCGACAGAGGCGGCTTCCGGCCACAACTGGGCGGAGGTGGCGACGACCGCCGAACGCGACGGCGACGGATGGGTACTGCGGGGGTCGAAGATCGTCGTCGCCGGCGGACCACTGGCCACCCACCTGTTGGTCACCGCGCGCACCTCGAACGGAGTCTCGTTGTTCGCCGTTGATCTCGACTCGGTAGCGGGCGCCGTCGCGGCCCACCACTACCGGACCGTCGACGACCGGCGAGCATCCGACCTCACCTTCGACGGTCTGCGGCTTGCAGGCAGCGCGCTGCTCGGTGAGGAAGGTCAGGCGTGGCCGTCGCTGGCGCAGGCACGTGACGAGGGTGCTGCCGCGGTGTGCTCGGAGGCGGTCGGCTGCATGCGAAAGGTGTTGGCCGACACCGTCGAGTACACCAAGCAGCGCCGGCAGTTCGGGCAGCCGATCGGAAGTTTCCAGGTGTTGCAGCACCGCATGGTCGACATGTACATGGAACTAGAGCAGGCGGTGTCCGCCGCATATTTGGCGGTGCTCAAGCTCGATGCCGACCCCGATGAGCGGGCACGCGCGGTGTCGGCGGCCAAGGTGACCGTCGGCCGGGCCGCACGGTTCATCGGACAGCAATCCGTCCAACTGCACGGCGGCATGGGCATGACCGAGGAACTCGCGATCGGCCACTACTTCAAGCGGCTCACCGCGCTGCAGTACGAGTTCGGCACCACCGCCTACCACGTCGCGCGGTACGCGGAGCTGACCAGGGCCTGA
- a CDS encoding universal stress protein, whose product MAAGPHGILVGVDGSPDSEAAIQWATREAILRDQPIRLLHAIAPVVVTWPVAYLEASYIDSMETSGRDILDQAQKIVQTASGDKAPPTIETGIMHAAAPAALVTASRDAYMTVSGNRGLGAIGRALLGSVSSGLLHHGHGPVAIVGSESARTVDGTAPVLVGIDGSAASEEATALAFDEASRRGVGLVAMHAWTDVGFPAIGSDWERYDEGGHRILAERLAGWQERYPDVQVERQIVPDEPARRLVEASEGAQLVVVGSRGRGGFKSLLLGSVAGKVAQAAKSPVIVVRPR is encoded by the coding sequence ATGGCTGCCGGTCCGCACGGAATTCTCGTCGGCGTCGACGGATCGCCCGACTCCGAAGCCGCGATCCAATGGGCGACCCGTGAAGCCATCCTGCGCGATCAGCCGATCAGGTTGCTCCACGCGATCGCTCCGGTCGTGGTGACCTGGCCGGTGGCTTACCTGGAAGCGAGCTACATCGATTCGATGGAAACGAGTGGCCGCGACATCCTCGACCAGGCGCAGAAGATCGTGCAGACAGCGTCGGGCGACAAGGCGCCGCCGACCATCGAAACGGGCATAATGCACGCCGCGGCGCCCGCGGCACTCGTCACCGCCTCGCGGGACGCCTACATGACCGTGTCCGGCAACCGTGGCCTCGGCGCCATCGGCCGTGCCCTACTCGGATCGGTCAGTAGCGGCCTGCTGCATCACGGACACGGCCCGGTGGCGATCGTGGGCAGCGAGAGCGCCCGGACCGTCGATGGCACCGCTCCCGTGTTGGTCGGCATAGACGGATCAGCGGCCTCGGAAGAAGCCACGGCGCTGGCCTTCGACGAGGCGTCGAGGCGGGGCGTCGGGCTCGTCGCCATGCACGCATGGACTGATGTCGGCTTCCCCGCCATCGGAAGCGACTGGGAGCGCTACGACGAAGGAGGCCACCGGATCCTTGCCGAACGCCTGGCCGGCTGGCAGGAACGGTATCCCGATGTGCAGGTGGAACGTCAGATCGTGCCCGATGAGCCGGCGCGCCGGCTCGTCGAAGCGTCGGAGGGGGCGCAACTCGTCGTCGTCGGAAGCCGAGGCCGCGGCGGATTCAAGAGCCTGCTCCTCGGCTCCGTCGCGGGCAAGGTGGCACAGGCCGCCAAGTCGCCGGTGATCGTCGTCCGGCCTCGGTGA
- a CDS encoding TetR/AcrR family transcriptional regulator produces MPQVANVAPRRPANGKQVRADRTRAMVIDETVRCVLEEGFGAASAKHITERAGVTWGVIQYHFGDRDGLLMAVVDEGFGQLVDCLHGVQPTLREHAGRARTELVINAVADAFLSPTSIAALEILIATRTGRTDAHQRHLTELFSTLTRLGRFVAEGLDRKHADAVGNLIWTTLMGAMVAKMAVEEPIDVGRELRALTDVVTAYVDRRQKA; encoded by the coding sequence ATGCCTCAGGTCGCCAACGTCGCGCCGCGCCGTCCTGCGAACGGCAAACAGGTCCGCGCGGATCGAACGCGCGCGATGGTCATCGACGAAACGGTCCGCTGCGTCCTCGAAGAAGGTTTCGGTGCGGCGAGCGCCAAGCACATCACCGAACGCGCCGGCGTCACCTGGGGCGTGATCCAATACCACTTCGGTGATCGTGACGGGCTGTTGATGGCCGTCGTCGACGAGGGCTTCGGTCAACTGGTGGACTGCCTGCACGGCGTTCAGCCGACGTTGCGCGAGCACGCCGGGCGCGCGCGCACCGAACTGGTGATCAACGCCGTCGCCGACGCGTTCTTGAGCCCGACATCGATTGCGGCGCTGGAGATCTTGATCGCGACCCGGACCGGCCGGACCGATGCGCATCAGCGCCATCTGACGGAGTTGTTCTCCACCCTGACCCGGCTCGGCCGCTTCGTCGCCGAGGGCCTCGACCGCAAACACGCCGACGCGGTGGGCAACCTGATCTGGACCACTCTGATGGGTGCGATGGTGGCCAAGATGGCGGTCGAGGAACCCATCGACGTCGGCCGCGAGCTGCGCGCGTTGACCGACGTCGTCACCGCCTACGTCGACCGTCGGCAGAAGGCTTGA
- a CDS encoding NAD(P)H-dependent amine dehydrogenase family protein: MTAPTERPTRVFQVATGNLGTEMIKRIGEHPNLELVGLHCYTPEKVGRDAGEIVGIGPVGVTATGTVEEIIAAKPDVLTFHGVFPDEDLYVKVLEAGINIVTTADWITGWHRDTNHPHPSGKAVSRLLEDACRKGGSTFYGTGMNPGLNQILGVVCSADVAEIENVTTIESVDVSCHHSRDTWIEVGYGRPVDDPEIPGKLEKYTRVFADSVLMMADCFDLQLDEVKFSYELGACTKDVDLGWYQLPKGSLGGNYIKYQGMVDGVPRVETHLEWQMTPHTDPHWDIKGCYITQIKGDPCVYNKHMIFPRPGVDLSNPEAFASIGMTVTGMPALHAIRSVVAAPPGLITSADLPLRGFAGRFKR, encoded by the coding sequence ATGACCGCACCGACCGAACGTCCGACCCGTGTCTTCCAGGTCGCGACGGGAAACCTCGGTACCGAGATGATCAAGCGGATTGGCGAGCACCCGAATCTCGAGCTGGTCGGACTGCACTGCTACACACCCGAGAAGGTCGGTCGTGACGCCGGTGAGATCGTCGGTATCGGCCCGGTCGGGGTGACGGCCACCGGCACGGTCGAGGAGATCATCGCCGCCAAACCAGATGTGTTGACGTTCCACGGCGTGTTCCCCGACGAGGATCTCTACGTCAAGGTCCTCGAGGCGGGCATCAACATCGTGACGACGGCGGACTGGATCACCGGTTGGCACCGCGACACCAACCATCCGCATCCGTCGGGCAAGGCGGTGTCCCGGCTTCTCGAGGACGCCTGCCGCAAGGGCGGTTCGACGTTCTACGGCACCGGCATGAACCCCGGGCTGAATCAGATTCTGGGCGTGGTGTGTTCGGCCGATGTGGCCGAGATCGAGAACGTCACCACCATCGAGTCGGTCGACGTGTCGTGTCACCACTCGAGGGACACCTGGATCGAGGTCGGATACGGCCGGCCCGTCGACGATCCCGAGATCCCGGGCAAGCTGGAGAAGTACACCCGCGTCTTCGCCGACAGCGTGCTGATGATGGCCGACTGCTTCGATCTGCAACTCGACGAGGTGAAGTTCAGCTACGAATTAGGGGCCTGCACAAAGGATGTCGATCTCGGCTGGTACCAGCTGCCGAAAGGTTCGCTCGGCGGCAACTACATCAAGTACCAGGGCATGGTCGACGGTGTGCCGAGGGTGGAGACCCATCTGGAATGGCAGATGACGCCGCACACCGATCCGCACTGGGATATCAAGGGCTGCTACATCACCCAGATCAAGGGCGACCCGTGCGTGTACAACAAGCACATGATCTTCCCCAGGCCCGGCGTGGACCTGTCCAACCCCGAGGCGTTCGCCTCCATCGGTATGACGGTCACGGGAATGCCTGCGCTGCACGCGATCCGGTCGGTGGTCGCCGCGCCCCCGGGGCTGATCACCAGCGCGGACCTGCCGCTGCGCGGGTTCGCCGGGCGCTTCAAGAGGTAG
- a CDS encoding Rieske 2Fe-2S domain-containing protein — protein sequence MAKPPLSMKPTGWFQVAWSAELEPGDVRRMKYFDREMVAWRTASGEAVVMDAYCEHLGAHLGYGGHVEGEVIECPFHGWRWNSEGRNVCIPYQDRPNRGRRIRSYPVTERNDSIYIWHDLEGRAPYFDAPDVFGSFGAAGSAADYYPPMTLYRVGLELHPQYVLENGVDFAHFKFVHKTPIIPVFTRHDFADPWSYVDFTITFEGDDTQSIEDVKSGVEAINGGLGIAVTKSWGMVDNRTISAITPVDDRTSDVRFMVYIGRTPGRDDQRAEAKATEFGAEVIRQFTQDVHIWSHQRYSDPPALATAEYEGFTALRKWAAQFYPDGRGGNASDLESSCPATVSEKGRIE from the coding sequence ATGGCCAAGCCACCCCTGTCGATGAAGCCGACCGGATGGTTCCAGGTGGCGTGGTCGGCGGAGCTCGAGCCCGGCGACGTCCGGCGGATGAAGTACTTCGATCGCGAGATGGTCGCTTGGCGAACGGCCTCCGGTGAAGCGGTCGTGATGGACGCCTACTGCGAACACCTCGGCGCGCATCTCGGCTACGGGGGACACGTGGAGGGTGAGGTCATCGAATGCCCGTTCCACGGCTGGCGGTGGAACTCCGAGGGGCGCAACGTCTGCATCCCGTACCAGGACCGCCCGAACCGCGGCCGTCGTATCCGCAGCTATCCCGTCACCGAACGCAACGACTCGATCTACATCTGGCACGATCTCGAGGGACGTGCGCCGTATTTCGACGCCCCGGATGTCTTCGGCAGCTTCGGCGCCGCCGGCAGCGCCGCCGACTATTACCCCCCGATGACCCTCTACCGGGTGGGACTGGAACTGCACCCGCAGTACGTGCTGGAGAACGGTGTCGATTTCGCGCACTTCAAATTCGTGCACAAGACGCCGATCATTCCGGTCTTCACCCGCCACGACTTCGCCGATCCATGGTCCTACGTCGATTTCACGATCACGTTCGAAGGCGACGACACGCAGTCGATCGAGGACGTCAAGAGCGGAGTGGAGGCCATCAACGGTGGGCTCGGCATCGCGGTGACCAAGAGTTGGGGGATGGTCGACAACCGCACGATCTCGGCGATCACCCCCGTCGACGACCGCACGTCCGACGTCCGCTTCATGGTGTACATCGGCCGGACCCCCGGACGCGACGATCAGCGGGCCGAGGCGAAGGCCACCGAGTTCGGCGCCGAGGTCATCCGCCAGTTCACCCAGGACGTACACATCTGGTCGCACCAGCGCTACTCCGACCCGCCCGCGCTCGCCACGGCCGAGTACGAAGGTTTCACCGCCCTGCGCAAGTGGGCGGCCCAGTTCTATCCCGACGGCCGTGGCGGCAATGCCTCGGATCTTGAATCCTCCTGTCCGGCAACTGTGTCCGAGAAAGGCCGAATCGAATGA